In the genome of Leptospiraceae bacterium, one region contains:
- the gcvT gene encoding glycine cleavage system aminomethyltransferase GcvT, which yields MELKKTSLYSFHISQKAKMVEFAGWEMPIQYQSIIEEHLAVRNHVGMFDVSHMGEIRIQGKDVIQFLEQLTPNFVADQKIGQIRYSVILNPEGGVKDDVTMFRENQYSFFLIVNAANTQKIYDYLRNEKKEHQVEIQNLSEEISMIALQGPKAEEIAVEVFPTQKNYIKELQYYHFIDVEYSNSTLRIARTGYTGEDGFEFLSEHSVILELWETFFKKGVIPCGLGARDSLRLEAVYPLYGNELDEEKTPIESGIGWVVKEKEISYYGKEKLLLQKKSNPEKMVIPFLMSDFAIPRKGNLVFDPTSGLEIGVVLSGSYSPILKKGIGTAFLPFLYKEPEKEIHIEIRGKKQRAYTIKPPFVKGSVKKK from the coding sequence ATGGAACTGAAAAAGACGAGTTTGTATTCTTTTCATATAAGTCAAAAAGCCAAGATGGTGGAGTTTGCGGGATGGGAAATGCCTATTCAATACCAATCCATTATCGAAGAGCATCTTGCTGTGAGAAATCACGTAGGAATGTTTGATGTTTCTCACATGGGGGAAATTCGAATTCAAGGAAAAGATGTGATTCAATTTTTGGAACAACTAACACCAAATTTCGTAGCAGATCAGAAAATAGGTCAAATCCGATATAGCGTCATTTTAAATCCCGAAGGTGGTGTAAAGGATGATGTGACGATGTTTAGAGAAAATCAATACTCATTTTTTTTGATTGTGAATGCCGCAAATACGCAAAAGATTTATGACTACTTACGAAATGAAAAAAAAGAACATCAAGTGGAGATCCAGAATTTAAGTGAAGAAATCTCCATGATAGCACTCCAAGGTCCAAAGGCTGAAGAAATAGCAGTAGAAGTATTTCCTACTCAAAAAAACTACATCAAAGAATTGCAGTATTATCACTTTATAGATGTTGAATACAGCAACTCAACTCTACGAATTGCAAGAACAGGATACACGGGAGAAGATGGTTTTGAATTTTTGTCTGAACATTCTGTCATTTTGGAATTGTGGGAAACTTTTTTCAAAAAGGGTGTGATTCCTTGTGGACTTGGAGCGAGGGATAGCTTACGATTAGAAGCCGTGTATCCTCTCTACGGAAACGAACTGGACGAAGAAAAAACGCCCATTGAGTCTGGCATAGGATGGGTGGTAAAAGAAAAAGAAATCTCATACTATGGGAAAGAAAAATTGCTACTTCAAAAAAAATCAAACCCAGAGAAAATGGTGATACCATTTTTGATGTCAGATTTTGCCATCCCACGAAAAGGGAATTTGGTTTTTGATCCGACAAGTGGTCTTGAGATTGGTGTGGTTTTGAGTGGGAGCTACTCGCCCATTTTAAAAAAAGGAATAGGAACAGCTTTTCTTCCTTTCTTGTATAAAGAACCAGAAAAAGAAATCCACATCGAAATTCGAGGGAAAAAACAAAGAGCCTATACTATCAAACCTCCTTTTGTTAAGGGTTCAGTGAAGAAAAAATAA
- the xseA gene encoding exodeoxyribonuclease VII large subunit produces the protein MEINTIESYSVINQIDITQTPLQWEENVYTPKQILSQIKKLITSQSEFKNIWIEGEIVNYKPHNDKIFFSLKENDVTLDCVIFNSSSIKDNSELKDGRKIRALGYITLFDKNGRCQFIVRSFSVVLDKGEVLKKIEELKETLQKEGLFDEARKRELPKYPKTLGVATSLFGAALRDIVQSARKRFPPINIVIAPCFVQGKGAEESIAQAIQLLNQRKVDVIIAGRGGGSFEDLIAFSSEIVVRAFANSQVPIVSAVGHQIDKPLSDLAADKSAITPTKAVEISVPDVSEIMKKLDGYQRQIEFSSLNKIKSKETKFTALSQRVIFTHPEKILEKSQNRFENLEKSLFVFAEKVFLKIFSKFQILNEKIEFLNPLLPLEKGYAIVRSKDQQIKKSIEEIKEKEELYIHLSGGYVKVLVKKIHRISDTFFK, from the coding sequence ATGGAAATTAATACTATCGAGAGTTACAGCGTAATCAATCAAATTGACATAACTCAAACTCCCCTGCAGTGGGAAGAGAATGTATATACACCAAAACAAATCCTGAGCCAAATAAAGAAGTTGATTACCTCTCAAAGTGAATTCAAAAACATTTGGATTGAAGGAGAAATAGTCAATTACAAACCCCACAATGACAAAATATTTTTCTCTTTAAAAGAAAATGATGTAACCTTGGATTGTGTCATATTCAATTCAAGCTCCATAAAAGACAACTCTGAGTTGAAAGATGGAAGGAAAATACGAGCTCTGGGATATATCACTTTATTCGATAAAAATGGAAGATGCCAGTTTATTGTGAGGAGTTTTTCCGTTGTTTTAGATAAAGGAGAAGTACTCAAAAAAATAGAGGAGCTAAAAGAAACCCTCCAAAAGGAAGGTTTATTTGATGAGGCAAGAAAACGAGAATTGCCAAAGTACCCCAAAACCTTGGGAGTAGCTACTTCGTTGTTTGGTGCGGCTTTACGAGACATCGTTCAGTCTGCAAGAAAACGTTTTCCTCCTATTAACATTGTCATAGCACCGTGTTTTGTTCAAGGGAAAGGAGCAGAGGAAAGTATCGCTCAAGCCATCCAACTCTTGAATCAAAGAAAAGTAGATGTCATCATTGCTGGGAGAGGTGGTGGTTCTTTTGAGGACTTGATTGCTTTCAGTAGTGAAATTGTAGTTCGTGCTTTTGCAAATTCTCAAGTTCCTATAGTTTCTGCTGTTGGACATCAAATCGATAAACCTTTATCTGATTTAGCTGCAGATAAATCAGCAATCACCCCCACAAAAGCAGTTGAAATTTCTGTCCCTGATGTTTCGGAAATCATGAAAAAACTTGATGGATACCAACGACAAATCGAATTCAGCTCATTAAATAAGATAAAATCCAAAGAAACGAAATTTACTGCTTTATCCCAGAGAGTCATTTTTACTCATCCTGAGAAAATCTTAGAAAAATCCCAAAACAGATTCGAAAATTTGGAAAAATCCCTCTTTGTATTTGCAGAAAAAGTTTTCCTCAAGATTTTTTCAAAATTTCAAATTCTAAATGAAAAAATTGAATTCCTAAATCCCCTACTCCCGCTTGAAAAAGGCTATGCGATAGTGAGAAGCAAGGATCAGCAAATCAAAAAATCCATAGAAGAAATCAAAGAAAAAGAAGAACTATACATCCACCTCTCAGGTGGATATGTGAAAGTACTCGTAAAGAAAATCCATCGAATCTCAGATACTTTTTTTAAATGA
- a CDS encoding AI-2E family transporter, with product MNDNTSTKNFQLFFQILILMLILLGSVFLAFYTLRAFFWSFLIAVLLYSTLDGYNKKLQKTLKNKDLASLASIVVIITLIITPLSIFFVLLVQQIIDFVFLVREGIETGSLFLLFLHFDSLVEFFTKDSFFWVTFLNRLDNFLMEYGSYLDRINFPTIVGGAYNVFLLSLEITLKIIVYLLFGFLILYFLFRDGDKLYNTLLDISPFDRELIDELKNQIKLTMSSILLGNVLIAILQGFFLALGFFVTGIPNVILYGFIASLVSVIPVIGTGFVWIPASLYLYFIKKDLIASVVLGLYCYASYLILENIVKPKILDKKLGISSVVLFFAILGGLKEFGAVGIVLGPLILSVFIILWRTITSRKLKKESEIASESKNGN from the coding sequence ATGAATGATAACACATCAACCAAAAACTTTCAGTTGTTTTTTCAAATTTTGATTTTAATGTTGATTTTGCTGGGCTCGGTATTTTTGGCATTCTACACTTTGCGTGCTTTTTTTTGGTCCTTCTTGATTGCCGTCCTTTTGTATTCCACCCTGGATGGCTATAACAAAAAACTTCAAAAAACTCTAAAAAACAAAGATCTTGCTTCCCTCGCAAGTATAGTAGTAATTATAACTTTAATCATCACCCCACTTTCGATTTTTTTTGTTTTGTTGGTTCAACAAATCATTGATTTTGTCTTTTTGGTTCGAGAGGGTATAGAAACCGGGAGCTTGTTTTTATTGTTTCTTCACTTTGACTCACTTGTTGAGTTTTTTACAAAGGATTCCTTTTTTTGGGTGACTTTTCTAAATCGCTTGGATAACTTTTTAATGGAATATGGAAGCTATTTAGATAGGATCAACTTTCCCACAATTGTAGGTGGTGCCTATAACGTGTTCTTGTTGAGTTTAGAGATTACGTTGAAAATCATAGTTTATCTTTTGTTTGGCTTTTTGATTCTTTATTTTCTTTTTCGAGATGGTGACAAACTTTATAACACACTTCTTGATATTTCTCCTTTTGATAGAGAACTGATTGATGAATTAAAAAACCAAATCAAGCTCACGATGTCGTCAATTCTCTTAGGAAACGTTTTGATTGCTATATTACAAGGTTTTTTTTTGGCGTTGGGATTTTTCGTTACTGGCATTCCTAATGTTATTTTGTATGGGTTTATTGCCTCGTTGGTTTCTGTCATTCCCGTGATTGGGACGGGATTTGTTTGGATCCCAGCTTCCCTTTATTTATACTTTATCAAAAAAGATCTGATTGCCAGCGTGGTGTTGGGTTTGTATTGCTATGCTTCTTACTTGATTTTAGAAAATATCGTAAAGCCAAAGATTTTAGACAAAAAACTGGGGATTTCATCGGTAGTGTTGTTTTTCGCAATCCTAGGGGGTTTGAAGGAATTTGGTGCCGTTGGGATTGTTTTAGGACCTTTGATTTTGTCCGTTTTTATTATTCTATGGAGAACAATAACAAGTAGAAAACTCAAAAAAGAGTCTGAAATCGCATCGGAGTCAAAGAATGGAAATTAA
- a CDS encoding helicase — translation MKPEENPLLVELLKIDGNTLKRLLTIWNIKKIPKDKKNQIKTLMAVMSDEFYVKGILEKLSSIQIQIYLEILSVKDKVLTLGEIARKFSLPPNNAEVELGVLKRYFLVYQRKNRERLTNTLDRYYAYPQSVNAIQFTERKPQEIFQQRIIDVIERIRKEGKLNTLNPIWQTHEKLTDTQIQENIAKLIGELNEVEEELVLAAFKQGGILEINTAREIIDKHKLHWEEVIIKLHKQLLLIDEFFVEERFVRILVMPADVFDYIVKNPIVPKAPKGVKKSLEKITDNQLDFFINIKRTIAYILKRGITLSKSGKLKQTDLRDTENILLPVDIQLFKEKSQIYQIELTLSIMRVLDILRIKKDDVVLRNDWEDLLKKDPLEILKKTLKAIEEIEEKLVRYEEVFEPVHVPFYKKKVFQSVVKTLLKQERNIYYVIMALLIRENIILKNDFTMKDFSERLSAYEKELVSALFYLQLFGYLQVEYPDRWISFSKLGLHMVKKEPLKKENQKGGVYVNPDLSIIAFPEKLSLSGLYYLKTFCELKSFENIYTFQFTRDSFFLALLMKEDPNDFINFLKEVSPTDLPQNLLFSINEWKNNLPLVTITDECVVVKTKESQHMELLIGQISNKDYIIEQLTPNTIIIEQEAIPELIELAEKMNLLVKLYR, via the coding sequence ATGAAACCTGAAGAAAATCCACTATTGGTGGAACTTTTAAAAATTGATGGGAATACACTCAAGCGTTTATTGACGATTTGGAACATAAAAAAAATTCCCAAGGATAAAAAAAATCAAATCAAAACTTTAATGGCTGTAATGTCGGATGAGTTTTACGTAAAGGGCATATTAGAAAAGTTAAGCTCGATACAAATCCAAATATATTTAGAAATCCTCTCTGTTAAAGATAAAGTTTTAACATTAGGAGAGATTGCAAGAAAATTCTCTCTACCCCCCAACAATGCAGAAGTAGAGTTAGGGGTTTTAAAGCGATATTTTTTGGTATACCAAAGAAAAAACCGAGAGCGACTTACTAATACCTTAGATAGATACTATGCGTATCCACAAAGTGTTAATGCCATTCAATTTACTGAAAGAAAACCACAAGAAATCTTTCAACAACGAATAATTGATGTTATTGAACGAATAAGAAAAGAAGGAAAGTTAAATACCTTAAATCCCATTTGGCAGACTCATGAAAAACTCACTGATACTCAAATCCAAGAAAACATAGCAAAACTGATTGGTGAGCTCAATGAAGTAGAAGAAGAGTTAGTCTTAGCTGCCTTCAAACAAGGAGGAATATTAGAAATAAACACTGCAAGAGAAATCATAGATAAACATAAACTCCATTGGGAAGAAGTAATAATCAAACTCCATAAACAGCTTTTGCTTATTGATGAATTCTTCGTGGAGGAACGATTTGTTCGAATTCTTGTTATGCCAGCAGATGTATTCGACTACATTGTCAAAAATCCAATTGTTCCAAAAGCTCCCAAAGGAGTAAAAAAATCATTAGAAAAAATCACCGACAATCAATTGGATTTCTTTATCAACATCAAAAGGACAATCGCTTATATCCTCAAACGTGGAATTACTTTATCGAAATCAGGAAAGTTAAAACAGACTGACCTACGAGATACAGAAAATATTCTTCTTCCCGTTGACATTCAATTATTCAAAGAAAAAAGTCAAATCTATCAAATTGAACTGACTTTATCTATCATGCGTGTTCTGGACATCCTTCGGATCAAAAAAGACGACGTAGTTTTACGAAACGACTGGGAAGACCTATTGAAAAAAGATCCACTAGAAATCCTGAAGAAAACTCTAAAAGCCATCGAAGAAATAGAAGAAAAACTGGTGCGCTACGAAGAAGTTTTTGAACCAGTTCATGTTCCTTTTTACAAGAAGAAGGTTTTTCAGAGTGTAGTGAAAACGTTGTTAAAACAAGAAAGAAATATTTATTACGTAATCATGGCATTACTCATTAGAGAAAACATTATTTTAAAAAATGATTTTACCATGAAGGATTTTTCTGAACGTCTTTCCGCTTATGAGAAAGAATTAGTGTCAGCTCTTTTTTATCTTCAGCTTTTTGGATATTTGCAAGTAGAATATCCCGATCGTTGGATTAGTTTTTCAAAATTAGGATTACACATGGTTAAGAAAGAACCCTTAAAAAAAGAAAATCAAAAAGGTGGAGTTTACGTTAACCCTGATTTATCTATCATTGCCTTTCCAGAAAAATTATCCCTCTCAGGACTCTATTATTTAAAAACTTTTTGTGAACTAAAATCTTTCGAAAACATTTACACATTTCAATTCACGCGAGATTCTTTCTTCCTTGCTCTCTTGATGAAAGAGGATCCAAATGATTTTATAAATTTTTTAAAAGAAGTATCCCCCACAGATTTGCCTCAAAACCTGCTTTTTTCTATCAATGAGTGGAAAAACAATCTCCCCTTAGTAACCATCACCGATGAATGTGTGGTGGTAAAAACAAAAGAATCACAACATATGGAGCTTTTGATTGGGCAAATTTCCAACAAAGATTATATTATAGAACAACTAACCCCAAACACTATTATAATCGAACAAGAAGCCATTCCCGAGTTAATTGAATTGGCAGAAAAGATGAATTTATTAGTAAAGCTTTATCGATGA
- the lepB gene encoding signal peptidase I, whose protein sequence is MIVLFITMDKKNILIKILKTFSFVKSFFYLILILFFINLFLLHGYWFWFLPPSLIFGIGITFYIAFVVGFYFLSSRFRFLRPFLLVLFLIFLIKTYGIDISLVRGKSMEPTLREFSFIVVDKFFYNWNLSYFLFFFTGKSQLKLPFFNHAVENLQVGDLVVFDFPDPITKNRTWIKRLIAKENDTYAFKDKKLYINEKIFPIYQQIDFLPEAHSTPIFELPPELKSYPPHIQYYFTSGIRKSGIVPKDTFLLLGDNHTFSRDSRIFGFIPKDRIIGRVIYVF, encoded by the coding sequence ATGATTGTTTTGTTCATAACGATGGATAAAAAGAATATCCTAATCAAGATTCTGAAAACTTTTTCGTTTGTAAAGTCTTTTTTTTATTTGATTTTGATTTTATTTTTTATCAATCTTTTTCTTCTTCATGGGTATTGGTTTTGGTTCCTTCCCCCTTCGTTGATTTTTGGTATTGGAATTACGTTTTACATAGCTTTTGTTGTTGGATTCTATTTCCTCTCGAGTAGGTTTCGATTCCTTCGACCATTTCTGTTGGTTCTCTTTCTTATCTTTTTGATCAAAACCTATGGGATTGATATAAGCCTCGTCAGAGGAAAAAGCATGGAACCTACTCTCCGGGAGTTTTCTTTCATTGTCGTGGATAAATTTTTCTACAACTGGAATCTATCTTATTTTTTGTTTTTTTTTACAGGTAAATCACAGCTCAAGCTTCCTTTTTTCAATCATGCGGTTGAGAATTTGCAAGTTGGCGATCTTGTTGTGTTTGATTTCCCTGATCCTATCACAAAAAATCGAACATGGATCAAGAGACTCATTGCCAAAGAAAATGACACCTATGCCTTCAAAGACAAAAAACTTTATATCAACGAAAAAATCTTTCCTATCTACCAACAAATTGATTTCTTGCCAGAAGCTCACTCTACGCCAATCTTCGAATTACCTCCTGAACTAAAGAGCTACCCACCCCATATACAGTATTACTTCACCTCAGGAATAAGAAAATCAGGCATAGTCCCCAAAGACACGTTTTTACTTTTAGGAGATAATCACACTTTTTCTCGAGATAGTCGGATTTTTGGCTTTATTCCTAAAGATCGCATTATCGGAAGAGTGATTTATGTCTTTTGA
- a CDS encoding penicillin-binding transpeptidase domain-containing protein: protein MSFDLNKSQRRLFFVVGIFIFLFVVVFIRIIYLSEIFQENKPREGTKKILRGSILDRKGMSLAITEEASTIGINPKEIMFPEKTAKLLAGYLNLDANGILQKLYLHQNRNYFLLERRIDNYVAELILDLRLPGVYRDFEYKRVYPANRLASNLIGFVQNDTMEGIAGIEKYYEDVLTTPDDIHKGVSIQLTIDSFLQNELEKVLIEFYEKSKASKAIGILMDNESGEILAMANIPNYNPNEYYKEDAIKKSNWAISYAIEPGSLMKPFFAAMLINEKPDITEKYVHCDGEYHFKTGSIRCLRDGKIVAHGKVNLEKIIEVSCNVGIAQLTKELSKEQILKYLTEFGFGNPTGVVPERFEHSGYVPKLSNWVESHYYYLPIGQGMSATPIQILAAFNALVSNVWIRPILVKAILSEKKGVLERSNLVVKNLSLRRKTTDEIKHYLSNVVEKGTGKLAKVDFLSVIGKTGSAQKSTPFGYSDYYTVSFVGAFPYPKLKYSLLIIFDDVGPSYTGGSLAAPAFSKFLTRTKNYLFSPVKNQKVLITKDLSEKIDFKDLEGSSDKIPNFEKRSLKEILYWKSKVLDVYNENQKTKITLEIYGSGYVTKQIPPPGTVLKETKKIQLYLSKDVHLQ from the coding sequence ATGTCTTTTGATTTGAATAAATCACAAAGACGGTTGTTTTTTGTGGTTGGAATTTTTATTTTTCTTTTTGTTGTGGTTTTCATTCGAATTATTTATCTTAGTGAGATTTTCCAAGAAAACAAACCAAGAGAAGGAACCAAAAAAATCCTTCGTGGTTCAATTTTAGACAGAAAAGGGATGAGTTTGGCAATCACAGAAGAAGCCAGCACCATCGGCATCAATCCCAAGGAAATCATGTTCCCAGAAAAAACTGCCAAACTACTTGCTGGATATTTAAACTTAGATGCAAATGGCATTTTACAAAAACTTTATCTTCATCAAAACCGAAATTATTTTCTTTTGGAAAGGAGAATTGATAATTATGTTGCTGAGTTGATTTTGGATTTACGTCTTCCCGGAGTTTATCGTGATTTTGAGTATAAACGTGTTTACCCAGCTAACCGCTTAGCCTCAAACCTGATTGGATTTGTGCAAAACGACACAATGGAAGGCATTGCAGGCATTGAAAAATATTACGAAGATGTGCTCACCACACCTGATGATATCCATAAAGGAGTTTCAATCCAACTCACAATTGATTCTTTTTTACAAAATGAGCTCGAGAAGGTCCTGATTGAGTTTTATGAAAAATCAAAGGCAAGCAAAGCCATAGGCATTCTGATGGACAATGAATCAGGAGAAATCTTAGCTATGGCAAATATCCCGAATTATAATCCGAATGAATACTACAAAGAAGATGCGATAAAAAAATCTAATTGGGCAATTTCTTATGCAATTGAGCCAGGATCTTTGATGAAACCATTTTTTGCTGCGATGCTAATCAACGAAAAACCAGATATCACAGAAAAATATGTTCATTGTGATGGGGAGTATCACTTCAAAACTGGTAGTATTCGCTGTCTTCGTGATGGAAAGATTGTTGCTCATGGAAAAGTAAACTTAGAAAAAATCATTGAGGTTTCTTGTAATGTGGGTATTGCTCAGCTAACAAAAGAACTCAGCAAAGAACAAATCCTCAAGTATTTGACGGAGTTTGGTTTTGGAAATCCCACGGGAGTTGTTCCTGAGCGCTTCGAGCACTCAGGCTATGTACCCAAGCTTAGCAATTGGGTGGAGTCTCACTACTACTATCTTCCGATCGGACAAGGTATGTCAGCAACCCCCATTCAAATTCTTGCTGCTTTCAATGCATTAGTAAGCAATGTCTGGATAAGACCCATTTTGGTAAAAGCCATCCTTTCTGAGAAAAAAGGGGTTTTAGAAAGATCTAACCTTGTAGTCAAAAACCTTTCCTTGCGAAGAAAAACCACCGACGAAATCAAACACTACCTCTCAAACGTAGTAGAAAAGGGAACAGGAAAGTTAGCAAAAGTGGATTTTCTTTCGGTGATTGGAAAAACGGGTTCAGCTCAAAAATCCACACCTTTTGGTTATTCTGATTATTATACCGTATCGTTTGTTGGAGCTTTTCCTTACCCAAAACTGAAGTATTCTCTTTTGATTATTTTTGATGATGTGGGTCCATCATACACAGGAGGGAGTTTAGCAGCCCCTGCTTTTTCGAAGTTCCTTACGAGAACAAAAAATTATCTTTTTTCTCCTGTTAAAAATCAAAAGGTTTTAATTACAAAAGATTTAAGTGAAAAGATTGATTTTAAAGACCTTGAGGGTTCTTCAGATAAAATCCCTAATTTCGAAAAACGTTCTTTAAAAGAAATCCTTTATTGGAAAAGCAAGGTTTTGGATGTTTATAACGAAAATCAAAAGACCAAAATCACATTAGAAATTTATGGTAGTGGCTACGTAACGAAACAAATCCCTCCACCTGGCACAGTTCTGAAGGAAACCAAAAAAATCCAACTATATCTCAGTAAAGATGTCCATCTACAGTAA
- a CDS encoding GDSL-type esterase/lipase family protein, whose product MSIYSNFSLFLIAFVFSCSMHQKNQKHIFFLGDSLTYGYMVHPSYSYPAIIERKLRERKIINSDVVITKVGIPGDTTGLALERLEYQLRLHKPAIVGVIYLGANDFFYEIPTKETLENFRKIIKLFYQYNSEIKLFLIEFDPIFEPRKSEYQNMYQKLKQEYKDLELIPDVLREIVQNPSLTLGDRIHPNEKGYILMAEKIYPYIEKSLRK is encoded by the coding sequence ATGTCCATCTACAGTAATTTTAGTTTATTTTTGATTGCTTTTGTATTTTCTTGCTCTATGCATCAAAAGAATCAAAAGCACATATTTTTTTTGGGTGATAGCTTGACGTATGGATATATGGTTCATCCTTCCTATTCATATCCAGCTATTATTGAAAGAAAACTGCGGGAGCGAAAGATAATTAATTCTGACGTAGTGATTACAAAAGTGGGAATTCCCGGAGATACCACAGGCTTAGCTTTAGAACGACTGGAATACCAACTTCGCTTACATAAACCTGCTATCGTTGGAGTTATTTACCTGGGAGCCAATGACTTTTTCTACGAAATCCCTACAAAGGAAACCTTAGAAAATTTTAGAAAAATTATAAAATTATTTTATCAATATAATTCAGAGATAAAACTGTTTCTTATAGAATTTGATCCTATCTTTGAACCCCGAAAGTCAGAATACCAAAACATGTATCAAAAACTCAAACAAGAATACAAAGATTTGGAGCTCATACCTGATGTCTTGAGGGAAATTGTGCAAAATCCATCCCTTACCTTAGGAGATAGAATCCATCCTAACGAAAAAGGATACATCCTCATGGCAGAAAAAATTTATCCCTATATCGAGAAATCACTAAGAAAATAA
- the aspS gene encoding aspartate--tRNA ligase, giving the protein MISQEKAIVDTKQKEVIDFIYRHRIPCGSLRAENEGEQVHLVGWAFRYRDQGGIIFVDLRDRSGIVQIVFEESFLSNYELATTIRYEYVLAIKGKVKKRSPQTINPKLPTGEVEVFVEEFYILNTSKALPFGLDEYSQVGEEVRLKYRYLDLRRDDMQKAIITRSKLNLAIRKFLDFHNFLEIETPILNKSTPEGARDFLVPSRLQPGKFYALPQSPQLFKQILMASGFERYYQIAKCFRDEDLRADRQPEFTQLDIEMSFINEDMIMNLMEELWRSVVKEIFDIDLPNPFPRISYKEAMEFYGSDKPDLRFDMKLVDIADIAEKSEFQVFKNALEKKGRVKALRVPGGGVLSRKDIEDLTEWVKKDFKAGGLAWMKHEEEGLKSSITKFFSDELLSELIKRTNSKVGDILFFAADKDKIVHNTLGNLRIHLAKRFGYIPENQYACCWVVNFPLFERNLETGELESVHHPFTSPVEEDLELLLDDEKFQKYGENIRSRAYDMVINGVEVGGGSIRIHNEKVQLTALKRLGISEEEAREKFGFLLDALSFGAPPHGGIAFGLDRILALFLGRDSIRDVIAFPKTQRGMCLMSGTPSEVEVNQLQELRIRVFKT; this is encoded by the coding sequence ATGATTTCTCAAGAAAAAGCTATTGTTGATACCAAACAAAAAGAAGTAATTGATTTTATTTATCGTCATCGTATACCATGCGGAAGCCTGCGAGCAGAAAATGAAGGAGAGCAGGTTCACTTAGTAGGATGGGCATTTCGTTATCGAGATCAAGGAGGTATTATCTTTGTAGACCTTCGAGACCGTTCAGGGATTGTCCAAATTGTCTTCGAGGAGTCTTTTTTGTCAAATTATGAGCTCGCAACCACTATTCGATATGAATATGTTTTAGCCATCAAGGGGAAAGTAAAGAAACGAAGTCCACAAACCATAAACCCTAAACTTCCCACAGGAGAAGTAGAAGTTTTTGTGGAGGAATTTTACATTTTAAACACATCAAAAGCGCTTCCATTCGGCTTGGATGAATATAGTCAAGTAGGGGAAGAAGTTCGGCTTAAATACCGATACTTGGATTTACGTAGAGATGACATGCAAAAAGCCATCATCACGAGATCAAAACTGAATTTAGCCATTCGCAAATTTTTAGACTTCCACAATTTCTTAGAAATCGAAACTCCGATTTTGAACAAATCCACACCTGAAGGAGCTCGAGATTTTTTAGTTCCATCACGTTTGCAACCCGGCAAATTCTATGCTTTACCCCAATCCCCGCAGTTATTCAAACAAATTTTGATGGCAAGCGGTTTTGAGCGATATTATCAAATTGCGAAGTGCTTTCGAGATGAAGATTTACGAGCCGACCGACAGCCTGAGTTCACACAATTAGACATCGAGATGAGTTTCATTAACGAAGACATGATCATGAACCTGATGGAAGAACTTTGGCGAAGTGTAGTAAAAGAAATCTTTGATATCGATCTTCCTAATCCTTTTCCGAGAATTTCCTACAAAGAAGCTATGGAGTTCTATGGTTCTGATAAGCCTGACCTACGCTTTGATATGAAATTGGTGGATATAGCCGACATTGCCGAAAAATCTGAGTTTCAGGTCTTCAAAAATGCATTGGAAAAAAAAGGAAGAGTCAAAGCATTACGAGTGCCCGGAGGTGGTGTTCTTTCTCGAAAAGATATCGAAGACTTAACAGAATGGGTAAAAAAAGACTTCAAGGCAGGAGGACTTGCCTGGATGAAACACGAAGAAGAAGGGTTAAAATCCTCCATCACAAAATTTTTCAGCGATGAATTGCTAAGCGAACTCATCAAGAGAACTAACTCAAAAGTAGGAGACATTTTGTTTTTTGCTGCTGACAAAGATAAGATAGTTCATAATACTTTGGGTAATTTGAGGATACACTTAGCAAAACGTTTTGGCTATATTCCTGAAAATCAATATGCTTGTTGCTGGGTGGTAAATTTTCCACTTTTTGAAAGGAACTTAGAAACAGGAGAATTGGAAAGTGTCCACCATCCTTTTACATCACCGGTCGAAGAAGATTTGGAACTTCTTTTGGATGATGAAAAGTTTCAGAAATACGGAGAAAACATTCGATCTCGTGCTTATGACATGGTCATCAATGGGGTTGAAGTTGGAGGTGGTTCTATCCGAATTCACAACGAAAAAGTACAGTTAACAGCACTAAAACGTTTAGGAATTTCTGAAGAAGAAGCTCGGGAAAAATTCGGCTTTTTGTTGGATGCATTGTCTTTTGGTGCACCTCCCCATGGAGGGATCGCTTTTGGACTGGATAGAATCTTGGCTTTATTTTTGGGACGGGATTCCATTCGAGACGTAATAGCTTTTCCCAAGACTCAAAGAGGAATGTGCTTGATGTCTGGAACTCCTTCTGAAGTAGAAGTCAATCAACTCCAAGAATTACGAATCCGTGTGTTTAAAACGTAA